In a single window of the Homo sapiens chromosome 2 genomic patch of type NOVEL, GRCh38.p14 PATCHES HSCHR2_6_CTG7_2 genome:
- the EEF1B2 gene encoding elongation factor 1-beta gives MGFGDLKSPAGLQVLNDYLADKSYIEGYVPSQADVAVFEAVSSPPPADLCHALRWYNHIKSYEKEKASLPGVKKALGKYGPADVEDTTGSGATDSKDDDDIDLFGSDDEEESEEAKRLREERLAQYESKKAKKPALVAKSSILLDVKPWDDETDMAKLEECVRSIQADGLVWGSSKLVPVGYGIKKLQIQCVVEDDKVGTDMLEEQITAFEDYVQSMDVAAFNKI, from the exons ATGGGTTTCGGAGACCTGAAAAGCCCTGCCGGCCTCCAGGTGCTCAACGATTACCTGGCGGACAAGAGCTACATCGAGGG gtatgtgccatcacaaGCAGATGTGGCAGTATTTGAAGCCGTGTCCAGCCCACCGCCTGCCGACTTGTGTCATGCCCTACGTTGGTATAATCACATCAAGTCTTACGAAAAGGAAAAGGCCAG cCTGCCAGGAGTGAAGAAAGCTTTGGGCAAATATGGTCCTGCCGATGTGGAAGACACTACAGGAAGTGGAGCTACAGATAGTAAAGATGATGATGACATTGACCTCTTTGGATCTGATGATGAGGAG gaaAGTGAAGAAGCAAAGAGGCTAAGGGAAGAACGTCTTGCACAATATGAATCAAAGAAAGCCAAAA aaCCTGCACTTGTTGCCAAGTCTTCCATCTTACTAGATGTGAAACCTTGGGATGATGAGACAGATATGGCGAAATTAGAGGAGTGCGTCAGAAGCATTCAAGCAGACGGCTTAGTCTGGGGCTCAT CTAAACTAGTTCCAGTGGGATACGGAATTAAGAAACTTCAAATACAGTGTGTAGTTGAAGATGATAAAGTTGGAACAGATATGCTGGAGGAGCAGATCACTGCTTTTGAGGACTATGTGCAGTCCATGGATGTGGCTGCTTTCAACAAGATCTAA
- the CMKLR2 gene encoding chemerin-like receptor 2, whose translation MEDLEETLFEEFENYSYDLDYYSLESDLEEKVQLGVVHWVSLVLYCLAFVLGIPGNAIVIWFTGFKWKKTVTTLWFLNLAIADFIFLLFLPLYISYVAMNFHWPFGIWLCKANSFTAQLNMFASVFFLTVISLDHYIHLIHPVLSHRHRTLKNSLIVIIFIWLLASLIGGPALYFRDTVEFNNHTLCYNNFQKHDPDLTLIRHHVLTWVKFIIGYLFPLLTMSICYLCLIFKVKKRSILISSRHFWTILVVVVAFVVCWTPYHLFSIWELTIHHNSYSHHVMQAGIPLSTGLAFLNSCLNPILYVLISKKFQARFRSSVAEILKYTLWEVSCSGTVSEQLRNSETKNLCLLETAQ comes from the coding sequence ATGGAAGATTTGGAGGAAACATTATTTGaagaatttgaaaactattccTATGACCTAGACTATTACTCTCTGGAGTCTGATTTGGAGGAGAAAGTCCAGCTGGGAGTTGTTCACTGGGTCTCCCTGGTGTTATATTGTTTGGCTTTTGTTCTGGGAATTCCAGGAAATGCCATCGTCATTTGGTTCACGGGGTTCAAGTGGAAGAAGACAGTCACCACTCTGTGGTTCCTCAATCTAGCCATTGcggatttcatttttcttctctttctgcccCTGTACATCTCCTATGTGGCCATGAATTTCCACTGGCCCTTTGGCATCTGGCTGTGCAAAGCCAATTCCTTCACTGCCCAGTTGAACATGTTTGCCAGTGTTTTTTTCCTGACAGTGATCAGCCTGGACCACTATATCCACTTGATCCATCCTGTCTTATCTCATCGGCATCGAACCCTCAAGAACTCTCTGATTGTCATTATATTCATCTGGCTTTTGGCTTCTCTAATTGGCGGTCCTGCCCTGTACTTCCGGGACACTGTGGAGTTCAATAATCATACTCTTTGCTATAACAATTTTCAGAAGCATGATCCTGACCTCACTTTGATCAGGCACCATGTTCTGACTTGGGTGAAATTTATCATTGGCTATCTCTTCCCTTTGCTAACAATGAGTATTTGCTACTTGTGTCTCATCTTCAAGGTGAAGAAGCGAAGCATCCTGATCTCCAGTAGGCATTTCTGGACAATTCTGGTTGTGGTTGTGGCCTTTGTGGTTTGCTGGACTCCTTATCACCTGTTTAGCATTTGGGAGCTCACCATTCACCACAATAGCTATTCCCACCATGTGATGCAGGCTGGAATCCCCCTCTCCACTGGTTTGGCATTCCTCAATAGTTGCTTGAACCCCATCCTTTATGTCCTAATTAGTAAGAAGTTCCAAGCTCGCTTCCGGTCCTCAGTTGCTGAGATACTCAAGTACACACTGTGGGAAGTCAGCTGTTCTGGCACAGTGAGTGAACAGCTCAGGAACTCAGAAACCAAGAATCTGTGTCTCCTGGAAACAGCTCAATAA